aAATCATGTGACATGCAATATCCAAGAGGAACGAACCAAAATGCCAGATCATGTGAAATGTCCATCGTCAAATGCAATTTGACAATTCAGAGAGCTCCTTTGAAACTTCCTCAATTCCTTGTGAATACAAAGCTTTCTCTTTGAGCCTAGATAACTGAGTAAGGTGATTTTCATTGTCTTTAATACTCTTGCTGCCTCCAGGATTTTTCTAATAAGTTCCATGTCTTTCGTAGTCCCTCTTAATCCTTTATAATGACACATTGTAAGGTGTGATGACATACATTCAGGAACATTAAGTGGCTCTTCCAAGCAAGGGTTAGGTTTATAAAGATTAAAGCCAAGCAAGATTGAATGTTCAAAGGTAAGTATTTGTAGCTTTGGAGCCCGACAAAGCAAGAGGTGTACCACATGCCACGCATAACAGTCAAACCAAATGTCACCACAAAACTTCAAGGAGGACAAATTATGAAATGTGGGACTATCTTCATGATTAGAACCATGGAAGAGGATCAGTGCGGTAATTATGCTCAATTCCATGGATATAACATTATAGAGTTTTCCCATGAAGTCCCATACTCTCTTTGCATAATCATCACTCTTCTCACAATCCTCAATTTGAATGACACATTCAAACACATTTGGGAGTTTTTCCAACACATCATCCTTGTTCAAATAACCTCTGAAATGAAAGTACTCGAGAGCTAGGATGTTTATCTGGAATAGGTACTTCAATGAAGGCTGAACATTCCAATGTAAATGTAATATTTTCAGTGTAGCTACAAGTACAATGACATTGAACTCGtctaaattattcaaatatttatcAACCACATGGAGGGACAAATCTAGAAGGACCGGGCAGGCATTGAGGATGGTGGAGAGAGAGTCGCGGTTTGCAAATGTAACACATTTTAGTAGTAGAATCCTGAGACAAGGGAACACACAAGCAGAAGGAGGATTGAGATGAATATCGGCCCCCAATTTCAGAACCACCAATAGGTTGATGAGAAAAAGCAGGTAAGAAGAGATCAAGCTCTCGCAAATCACACATATTGGTGGCATGGAGCCATGTGTCAAcagaaaatggaggaaaaaattgccaaacagACTATTTCTAGGAAAAAATTAGGCACGTAGCACGTGTTTAAAGTTATTTAGTAAGTTAGACTatttttgaaagtcgagtttggcaaactcgactttgggctgaaaaacgaacactatagtggcgtttttttagTGGCTATAGCAGCGTTTATAGAAAACGCCACTATTGTGTCTGTATTCCagcccaaagtcgagtttgccaaactcgactttcaaaaacaatctaactaactaaataagtttgaacgCGTGCTGTCGGGCTaaaatttttcagaattttcactGTTTGACAAATTTTGCCTAATGACAATTGTAACACCAACAAATGCACAATTTGTGTAGTGGGGGGATGGGGTTGGAAATGGCATTTTGAAGAGCCACGATTCTAGACACTACAtccataaaattaaattttgcattCTTTTCCTCACGGCATCTTTCTACAATTTCTTCCTGGTTTAAGTAAAGAACAAGGACGAGAGTCCAGAGAGGCCTCCACCTACTCAACAAAATGCTTGTCGAGACAGAGTCTTAGATTGGGAGAAAGGAAAGGATGTGGGTGAGAAGAAAGTCCGGTAGACTGCTAATTATGTCTTTGTTGTCATCAGCGTTGGTTTGGGCATTTTGTTGAACAGGTGATAGGCAAGTCTCACTGCTTTGCTCTTTCaattctctgtctctctttcctCTCCCTCGCCTCTGTTTCTATCCTCTGCCGCTTCATGCTGAGTGAGTGAAAAAGGATTTCAATTTTGGGATGGTATCAGAAAGTCGGTGATAAGAGGTGGAGACGAGggaaaagttgaaaaaataagtGGAGTCAGTAGGGATGAGGAAAATGATGAAACTGGTGAAGGAAGAAAAGGAGCTattggtaaatttttatttttatttttttttttttttttttttttttatgaataagaaattttattcacAAGACAAACAGAACTACAAAGAGGAAACAAGAGCCTCTTCCTTAATGATAAGCTCAAAACAGGAAGGGCCAAAACCTACATCGAAAGAACCAAAAACATTATTCACAAATGACCACTTAGCTAGAGAATGAGCTACTTTATTTGCCCCCCCTAGGGATCTAAGTGACATGATAGCCAGGAATAAGTGACATCAAGTTGAGAATTTCATTGCATATACCTCTAATTCTCCAGGGAACCTGTTTACCAGAAGGAGCTAGAGCGTCTACATAGTCTTTGGAGTCATTCTCCACAATCATAGCAGCTACATCAATACTTTTAGCTAAACTTAAAGCCCATTTAATGGCTTCTGTTTTTGCCTGAAGAGGGAGGTTGGAATATACTCTCTTAGCACAAACAAAAACCACTTCACCTCTCCAATCTCTAGCGACCGCTGCAATGGAGGATTTATCATCTTTGAAAGCAGCATCAACATTTATCTTGATTGAATCTCTAGGTGGGTTCTTCCACCTTTGAACTGGTTTCAGCAATTAGAAGCCCAAATGGGTTGCTATGGACATTTTGTGCTCAACTATGGACTTATCAACTTTCTGGCATAGCTCAATTGGATTAGTTTCTTTGCCTTCAAAGATAGCTAGATTTCTAGCCCTCCAAATGGCTTCACAAATAACAGCCTCAAACAATAAGAATTCACCCCTTTTAACTCCCACAATATTAACTTCAGTGGGAGGGTTAAGGAAGACCCCAATAAGATGAGAAGGAGAgtttaagttcaaattttctAATCTTAGACCCCACTTGGAATTAAACCACATAGCTCTTGTAAAGGGGCAAGAGATAAAGAGATGGAGGCTAGATTCTTCAGCATCCTTGCAAAGAGGGCGAAGGACATCATCTAAATCACAGAATCTGGCTAAACAATCTTTAGTAGGTAAGCAATTTGCCGCAATACGCCACAGGTGCATTTTAAGCCTTTCATGGATTTTTGACTTCCAAATAAGGCCGTGAATCATGTCTTGGTTTATGGGAGGGCTAATGTTTCTACTTAACCAATAAGCAGACTTGACCGAAAACTCCCCTGAGTTATTGGAGATCCAAATCCAACAATCTTTTGGAGCAAGCCGTGAGAGGGGGATTTTTTGGATGAGCTGGGATATAGTCTCATCAAAAGTATTTCTTATTTTGGTAAGATCCCAACCTTCTTGGTTGACTAGTTGTGAAACAATAAGTGCCATTTCTGGACTAGACCCTCCCTTGGACTCGGAATGAAATTAGGAAGATCTGGAATCCAAGGGTCCTCCCATATTCTGATTGTGTTTCCATTTCCTATCAACATGCAAGCACTATGAGCAAGCAGAGATTTCGTGCCTTCTAAGCTTCTCCAAATCTTGGAGAGAGACCCCGCAGTCTTATGGTTTAGCCAGTTGCTCCTAATTTTGTATTTTGCTCTGAGCATTTTTACACACAGACAATCTTTCTCTGAAAGAATCCACCAGGTTAACTTGGAAAGTAGAGCTTGATTGAAGTCCCAGAATTTTCTAAAACCCAAACCTCCTTCCTTTAGAGGCCAACATAAAGACGACCAAGCAATGGGTGTCAAGAACGAGCCAAAATTAGATTTTGGGTTCCACTAGAATCGTCTAACAACAGCATCCAGGCGCTTGCAAAGCTCTCTAGGAAATTGAATGGCTATCATTGAATAGGCTGGAATGGCCTGTGCAACTGATTTGATGAGGGTTGCTTTACCTTGCCAGGATAAGTTTTTGCTCTTCCAACCCGAGAGTTTATTTTCTAACTTCTCTTTAATTGGGTTTAGATCCCTGGATCTACTTGCCGAGAAGAAAAGAGGCACACCCAAGTATTTTGAGTTTGGGGGAAGTTTGTTTATACCCCAGCaacttttaatttgatttaaaaattgttgGTTGACTCCCTTGGAAGGAAAAACCCTAGACTTTTCCACACTGATGACTTGTCCCGACCAGTAACAATATTTCTCCAAGCAATTTTTTAGAACATTAAGCTCAGACATTTTAGCTTTACAGAATAGCATTAAATCAACAGCATAAAAAAGTTTGGAAATAGAAGGGGCATTACTTGAGACTTTAACAGCAAACACCCACCCAAGAGAGATTTCTCTACTGATTAGCCTCATTAGCACTTCACTACCCAAGATGAAAAGATATGGGGATATGGGATCCCCCGTGATGGTATAAAGCTTGGGCATTGGCCACCATTGAGCAGAATTGAGAATTGGACAGTAGAGAGGCACCGATGGATCAAAATTGTGAATTTAGCACTAAACCCAAATGCTTTGAGCACAATGATTAAAAAGTTCAATTTCAAACAGTCATACGCTTTTTGAAAATCTAGCTTGACCCCCAaaaaacctttctttttttgtgtttttttaaaactatgcaCAACTTCTTGAGCAAAAGCCATATTTTCTGTTATCCAACGATTTGGCACAAAAGCTACTTAAGCTGGATCCACCATTTTTGATAGGAGGGGTCTTAGCCTATTTACAATGATTTTGGAAATCACTTTATAGCACACATTGCACAGGCTAATAGgccgaaattggttaaaattacatgctccctttttcttttgaattagAGAGATGAAGGTCTAGTTAAACTCTTTAAGCAATCTTCCATCTCTAAAAAACCTTTGAGTGGCTGACACAATTTGATCCCCTACTGTCTCCCAATAGTGTTTGTAGAAAAGCGCTGGAAAACCATCTGGCCCTGAGGCTTTAAGAGATTTCATCTCAAATATAACTTTCCGTATTTCATCTCTCATTGGCACCTTGCATAGTTCTtcgttttcaaaatttgagatgCATGGCTCTATtaagttttccaaatttttcgGAATATTAGGAGAACCAGTTTGATAAAGAGCCTTGAAGTTCTTAATAAAATACTTTTGAATGTCTTCCCCATCATTTATCCAAGATCCATCCTCCAATTTGATTTCTTGAatacaatttcttcttcttctgatcaAAGTTGAGAGATGGAAGAAACAAGTATTCTGATCACCCTCTCTTATCCAAATCTCTCTAGatttttgtttccattttaGATCCTCTCTTGCCAACCATTCATCCAATTCTAAACTCAACGAAGCTTCAAGctccaaattttcttttgtggCCTCTAAACTCTGAATTTGTGCTATCTTCTGCTCCAGCTCTTTAATTCTCTCTCTTGAACTTCCAAAACAGCTCTTATTCCATCTTTTAAGATCTCTCCTAGTTGCATCCAGTTTTTTGGCCAGTTTAAGACTTTGTGGGTCGTCTACTCTCGTTTGCCAAGCACTTTCTATTACTTCTTTACTTGATTTATCCCTAGTCCACATAGCCTCAAAACGAAAAGGCTTTAGAAGATTTGTGTTCTCCATATGGGTATCTAAGAGGATTTGGTTGTGATCAAAATTCGCATTGACAAGATGCCGAATGCCTGCCTTAGGGAAGAGAGTCTACCATTCTTGATCACATAAACACTGATCTAACCTC
The sequence above is drawn from the Quercus robur chromosome 7, dhQueRobu3.1, whole genome shotgun sequence genome and encodes:
- the LOC126691085 gene encoding putative FBD-associated F-box protein At3g50710, producing the protein MPPICVICESLISSYLLFLINLLVVLKLGADIHLNPPSACVFPCLRILLLKCVTFANRDSLSTILNACPVLLDLSLHVVDKYLNNLDEFNVIVLVATLKILHLHWNVQPSLKYLFQINILALEYFHFRGYLNKDDVLEKLPNVFECVIQIEDCEKSDDYAKRVWDFMGKLYNVISMELSIITALILFHGSNHEDSPTFHNLSSLKFCGDIWFDCYAWHVVHLLLCRAPKLQILTFEHSILLGFNLYKPNPCLEEPLNVPECMSSHLTMCHYKGLRGTTKDMELIRKILEAARVLKTMKITLLSYLGSKRKLCIHKELRKFQRSSLNCQIAFDDGHFT
- the LOC126691086 gene encoding uncharacterized protein LOC126691086, which produces MALIVSQLVNQEGWDLTKIRNTFDETISQLIQKIPLSRLAPKDCWIWISNNSGEFSVKSAYWLSRNISPPINQDMIHGLIWKSKIHERLKMHLWRIAANCLPTKDCLARFCDLDDVLRPLCKDAEESSLHLFISCPFTRAMWFNSKWGLRLENLNLNSPSHLIGVFLNPPTEVNIVGVKRGEFLLFEAVICEAIWRARNLAIFEVQRWKNPPRDSIKINVDAAFKDDKSSIAAVARDWRGEVVFVCAKRVYSNLPLQAKTEAIKWALSLAKSIDVAAMIVENDSKDYVDALAPSGKQVPWRIRGFGPSCFELIIKEEALVSSL
- the LOC126691087 gene encoding uncharacterized protein LOC126691087, yielding MENTNLLKPFRFEAMWTRDKSSKEVIESAWQTRVDDPQSLKLAKKLDATRRDLKRWNKSCFGSSRERIKELEQKIAQIQSLEATKENLELEASLSLELDEWLAREDLKWKQKSREIWIREGDQNTCFFHLSTLIRRRRNCIQEIKLEDGSWINDGEDIQKYFIKNFKALYQTGSPNIPKNLENLIEPCISNFENEELCKVPMRDEIRKVIFEMKSLKASGPDGFPALFYKHYWETVGDQIVSATQRFFRDGRLLKEFN